One stretch of Natronobacterium gregoryi SP2 DNA includes these proteins:
- a CDS encoding small multi-drug export protein: MSFLSLLVDVGTTIEEATGFLQYLLVFVFAAIPVIEILVVIPIAIGLGLDPVLTGVVAFAGNVLSVYALVVFYRRVANWLRRRRGETSEQSDRYARARRLWDRYGLPGLAVGGPVLAGVHVAALVALLAGSRSRIVAVWMTAGILVWTVVLVAASAYGVSVLGIA; the protein is encoded by the coding sequence ATGTCATTCCTTTCGCTCCTCGTCGACGTCGGCACGACTATAGAGGAGGCCACCGGCTTCCTCCAGTACCTGCTGGTGTTCGTCTTCGCGGCGATTCCGGTGATCGAGATTCTCGTCGTGATTCCGATCGCGATCGGCCTGGGACTCGACCCCGTCCTCACGGGCGTCGTCGCGTTCGCCGGCAACGTCCTCTCGGTGTACGCGCTCGTCGTCTTCTATCGGCGGGTCGCGAACTGGCTGCGCCGACGGCGAGGCGAAACGTCGGAGCAAAGCGACCGATACGCTCGAGCGCGCCGGCTCTGGGATCGGTACGGACTACCGGGACTCGCAGTGGGTGGGCCGGTGCTCGCTGGCGTCCACGTCGCCGCGCTGGTCGCGTTGCTCGCGGGGAGTCGGAGTCGTATCGTCGCGGTCTGGATGACTGCGGGTATCCTCGTGTGGACGGTCGTGCTCGTCGCGGCCTCCGCGTACGGCGTCTCGGTGCTCGGGATCGCGTAA
- a CDS encoding alanyl-tRNA editing protein, translated as MTELRYLPDGDDVTTFTATVTETTDDAVFLDGTYFYPEGGGQPADRGILEWHDGVADVSDVRKDHGEVRHDVDLREGTVPDAGTTVEAWVDEERRKQLSRMHTAQHVVSRVVLEEYGASTAGNQVYPDRSRIDFEPASFDDEDRERIERRTNAAIERDLAVVKENRPRDVVEAEVDEGRALLDLIPDSVDPLRVVEIEAFDTCPCGGTHVSSLGEIGRVSIVDHTSKGEDVDRIEFELENS; from the coding sequence GTGACCGAGCTACGATACCTCCCCGACGGCGACGACGTGACGACGTTCACCGCGACCGTCACCGAGACGACCGACGACGCGGTGTTTCTGGACGGAACCTACTTCTATCCGGAAGGCGGCGGGCAACCGGCTGACCGCGGCATTCTCGAGTGGCACGACGGCGTCGCTGACGTGTCCGACGTTCGGAAAGACCACGGCGAGGTTCGCCACGACGTCGACCTCCGGGAGGGGACAGTTCCCGACGCGGGAACGACGGTCGAGGCCTGGGTCGACGAGGAGCGCCGGAAGCAGTTGAGCCGGATGCACACCGCCCAGCACGTCGTCTCCCGCGTTGTCCTCGAGGAGTACGGCGCGAGTACCGCCGGCAACCAGGTCTACCCCGACCGGTCGCGGATCGACTTCGAACCCGCGTCGTTCGACGACGAGGACCGCGAGCGTATCGAGCGTCGCACCAACGCGGCGATCGAGCGCGACCTCGCTGTCGTAAAGGAGAACCGCCCGCGGGACGTCGTCGAGGCGGAGGTCGACGAGGGTCGGGCACTGCTCGATCTGATTCCCGACTCCGTCGACCCGCTTCGAGTCGTCGAGATCGAGGCGTTCGACACGTGTCCGTGTGGCGGCACGCACGTCTCCAGTCTCGGCGAAATCGGACGGGTATCGATCGTAGACCACACGTCGAAAGGTGAGGACGTCGATCGGATCGAGTTCGAACTCGAGAATTCGTAG
- a CDS encoding thioredoxin domain-containing protein produces the protein MSCPTERNRLDEQESPYLRQHADNPVNWQPWDEQALETAREHDRPIFLSIGYSACHWCHVMEEESFADEAVAEVLNENFVPIKVDREERPDVDSIYMTVCNLVTGRGGWPLSAWLTPEGKPFYVGTYFPTEAKRGQPGFLDVLENITNSWENDREEVENRADQWTEAARDQLEETPGAPSPGAADPPSSDLLERAADASLRSADRQYGGFGSDGPKFPQPSRLQVLARAYDRTGDEEYRQVLEETLDAMAAGGLYDHVGGGFHRYCVDRDWTVPHFEKMLYDNAEIPRAFLAGYQLTGEERYAEVVHETLAFVDRELTHEDGGFFSTLDAQSEDPETGEREEGTFYVWTPAEVHDVLADETDADLFCAHYDITASGNFEGANQPNRVRSIADLAGEFDLAEHEVKQRLEDARQQLFETREKRPRPNRDEKVLAGWNGLMIATCAEAALTLGEERYAEMAVDALEFVRDRLWDDEEGRLSRRYKGEDVAIEGYLEDYAFLARGALGCYEATGEVDHLAFALELGRAIEEEFWDADRGTLYFTPESGESLVTRPQELGDQSTPSSAGVAVEILLALEKFAGSEGSKSPRGDGEVADADYEEIAATVLSTHANRLEANSLQHATLCLAADHLESGALEVTVTADELPEEWREAFATQYFPDRLLARRPTTDDDLEAWLDRLSLAAAPPIWAGREARDGEPTLYVCRDRTCSPPTHDVDDALAWLEGGGMEDSDQEESDGPETPF, from the coding sequence ATGAGTTGTCCGACCGAGCGAAATCGCCTCGACGAGCAGGAGAGTCCCTACCTGCGCCAGCACGCAGACAACCCCGTCAACTGGCAGCCCTGGGACGAACAGGCCCTCGAGACGGCCCGCGAACACGACCGGCCAATCTTTCTCTCGATCGGCTACTCGGCGTGTCACTGGTGTCACGTCATGGAGGAAGAGAGCTTCGCCGACGAGGCGGTCGCCGAGGTCCTGAACGAGAACTTCGTCCCGATCAAGGTCGACCGCGAGGAGCGCCCCGACGTCGACAGCATCTACATGACCGTCTGCAACCTCGTCACCGGTCGCGGCGGCTGGCCGCTCTCGGCGTGGCTCACGCCCGAAGGGAAGCCGTTCTACGTCGGGACCTACTTCCCGACGGAAGCAAAGCGAGGCCAGCCCGGTTTCCTCGACGTCCTCGAGAACATCACGAACTCCTGGGAGAACGACCGCGAAGAGGTCGAAAATCGTGCGGACCAGTGGACTGAGGCTGCCAGAGACCAACTCGAGGAGACTCCCGGCGCACCCTCGCCGGGAGCGGCCGACCCGCCTTCGAGCGACCTGCTCGAGCGGGCCGCCGACGCCTCTCTCCGGAGCGCCGACCGGCAGTACGGCGGGTTCGGCTCCGATGGACCGAAGTTCCCCCAGCCCTCGCGGCTCCAGGTGCTCGCTCGCGCGTACGACCGGACGGGCGACGAGGAGTACCGCCAGGTGCTCGAGGAGACGCTCGACGCGATGGCCGCGGGCGGGCTCTACGACCACGTCGGCGGTGGCTTCCACCGGTACTGTGTCGACCGGGACTGGACGGTGCCCCACTTCGAGAAGATGCTGTACGACAACGCCGAGATTCCGCGGGCGTTCCTGGCGGGCTACCAGTTGACCGGCGAGGAGCGGTACGCCGAGGTCGTCCACGAGACGCTCGCGTTCGTCGACCGCGAACTCACCCACGAGGACGGCGGGTTTTTCAGCACGCTCGACGCCCAGAGCGAAGACCCCGAAACTGGGGAGCGCGAGGAGGGCACGTTCTACGTCTGGACGCCCGCAGAGGTCCACGACGTCCTCGCGGACGAGACCGACGCCGACCTGTTCTGTGCCCACTACGATATCACGGCGTCGGGCAACTTCGAGGGGGCGAACCAGCCCAATCGCGTGCGATCGATCGCCGATCTCGCAGGGGAGTTCGACCTCGCGGAACACGAGGTCAAGCAGCGTCTCGAGGACGCCCGCCAGCAACTGTTCGAGACGCGCGAGAAACGTCCACGTCCCAACCGCGACGAGAAGGTACTCGCGGGCTGGAACGGGCTGATGATCGCGACCTGTGCCGAGGCCGCGCTGACACTCGGCGAGGAGCGGTACGCCGAAATGGCCGTCGACGCTCTCGAGTTCGTCCGTGATCGGCTCTGGGACGACGAGGAGGGGCGACTCTCGCGGCGGTACAAGGGCGAAGACGTGGCGATCGAGGGCTACCTCGAGGACTACGCCTTCCTCGCTCGCGGCGCGCTAGGGTGTTACGAGGCGACCGGCGAGGTCGACCATCTCGCGTTCGCGCTCGAGCTCGGTCGCGCGATCGAGGAGGAGTTTTGGGACGCCGACCGCGGGACGCTTTATTTCACACCCGAGAGTGGCGAGTCGCTCGTGACTCGGCCACAGGAACTGGGCGATCAGTCGACGCCGTCCTCGGCCGGCGTCGCCGTCGAGATACTGCTCGCGCTCGAGAAGTTCGCGGGCAGCGAGGGCTCGAAGAGCCCCCGTGGAGACGGCGAAGTCGCCGACGCCGACTACGAGGAGATTGCCGCGACGGTGCTGTCGACCCACGCCAACCGGCTCGAGGCAAACAGCCTCCAGCACGCGACGCTGTGTCTCGCGGCCGACCACCTCGAGTCCGGCGCGCTCGAGGTGACCGTCACCGCCGACGAACTACCCGAGGAGTGGCGCGAGGCGTTTGCGACGCAGTATTTCCCGGATCGGCTGCTCGCGCGTCGTCCGACGACGGACGACGACCTCGAGGCGTGGCTCGACCGCCTCTCGCTCGCGGCTGCGCCACCGATCTGGGCCGGCCGCGAAGCTCGCGACGGGGAGCCGACGCTGTACGTCTGCCGTGACCGGACGTGTTCGCCGCCGACCCACGACGTCGACGACGCACTCGCGTGGCTCGAGGGGGGCGGAATGGAAGACAGCGACCAGGAGGAAAGTGACGGACCGGAGACCCCGTTTTGA
- the acnA gene encoding aconitate hydratase AcnA, with protein MVTDAFSDAIRKFEHDGETYKMADLTVLEERGLCELDELPVSIRILLESVLRNADSDQIDADSIRAAASWEPDVPDAEVPFTVSRVVLQDLTGVPAVVDLAALRSATDRKGVDPTVVEPEVPCDLVIDHSVQVDHFGTDDAYEKNVEREYERNEERYRAIKWAQQAFDEFNVVPPGTGIVHQVNLEHLGRVVHEREEDGEQWLVPDTLVGTDSHTPMIGGIGVVGWGVGGIEAEAALLGQPINMSLPEVVGVRLSGELPEGATATDLVLHITETLREVGVVDKFVEFFGPGVSQLSVADRATISNMAPEQGSTISMFPVDEKTLEYLELTGRDPDHVELVREYLEAQGLFGEQDPEFTEVVEFDLGDVEPSLAGHKKPHQRIPMGDLDDHFPSLLEEQGVIGSGGEPAVGDGGGAAVDSSDAGTSLALDETVPVELEDGTEVEIGHGDVLVSAITSCTNTSNPSVMVGAGLLARNAAEEGLEVPDYVKTSLAPGSRVVTEYLERADLLDDLEELGYHVVGYGCTTCIGNSGPLPDPIEEAIDEHDLWTTSVLSGNRNFEARIHPKIQANYLASPPLVVAYGLAGRMDIDLENEPLGTNDDGEEVYLEDVWPDAEEIRETIHNSVSPEMFEEKYASVYEGDERWENLDAPTGDVYEWDPASTYIREPPFFQEFPLEKPGVDNVSNARCLMTLGDTVTTDHISPAGLFGEDLPAGQWLTERGVEPHEFNTYGSRRGNHEVMMRGTFANVRIENEMLDGKEGGYTIHHPTGGETTVFEASERYREDDTPLVVVAGDEFGTGSSRDWAAKGTDLLGIRATIATSYERIYRDNLIGMGVLPLQFAEGEGWEELGLEGDEYFTIEGLEDGLEPNAELEVTAESEDGEVTEFTVTAQVDTPMAVEYVENGGVLHLVLRRLLNEELN; from the coding sequence ATGGTAACCGATGCGTTCTCGGATGCGATCCGGAAGTTCGAACACGACGGCGAGACGTACAAGATGGCCGATCTCACGGTCCTCGAGGAGCGGGGACTCTGTGAGCTCGACGAACTGCCGGTGAGCATCCGCATTCTGCTCGAGTCGGTCCTGCGAAACGCGGACAGCGACCAGATCGACGCCGACTCGATCCGGGCTGCGGCCTCGTGGGAACCGGACGTGCCGGACGCCGAGGTGCCGTTTACGGTCTCGCGGGTCGTCCTGCAGGACCTGACCGGCGTTCCAGCAGTGGTGGACCTCGCCGCGTTGCGGTCGGCCACAGATCGCAAGGGCGTCGACCCGACGGTCGTCGAACCCGAAGTCCCCTGTGATCTCGTGATCGACCACAGCGTCCAGGTCGACCACTTCGGCACCGACGACGCCTACGAGAAGAACGTCGAGAGAGAGTACGAGCGAAACGAAGAGCGGTATCGTGCGATCAAGTGGGCCCAGCAGGCGTTCGACGAGTTCAACGTCGTCCCGCCTGGAACGGGAATCGTCCACCAGGTCAACTTAGAGCACCTCGGCCGCGTCGTCCACGAGCGAGAGGAAGACGGCGAGCAGTGGCTCGTCCCCGATACGCTCGTCGGCACGGACAGTCACACGCCGATGATCGGCGGCATCGGCGTCGTCGGCTGGGGCGTCGGCGGGATCGAGGCCGAAGCCGCGCTGCTCGGCCAGCCGATCAACATGTCGCTGCCGGAGGTCGTCGGCGTCCGTCTCTCGGGCGAGCTTCCCGAAGGTGCGACCGCGACGGACCTCGTGCTCCACATCACCGAGACGCTCCGCGAGGTCGGCGTCGTCGACAAGTTCGTCGAGTTCTTCGGCCCCGGCGTCTCCCAGCTTTCGGTCGCCGACCGTGCGACCATCTCGAACATGGCCCCCGAACAGGGCTCGACGATCAGCATGTTCCCCGTCGACGAGAAGACCCTGGAGTACCTCGAGCTGACGGGCCGCGATCCAGATCACGTCGAACTTGTCCGCGAGTACCTCGAGGCCCAGGGGCTGTTCGGCGAGCAGGACCCCGAGTTCACGGAGGTCGTCGAGTTCGATCTCGGCGACGTCGAACCCAGTCTCGCTGGCCACAAGAAGCCCCACCAGCGAATCCCGATGGGCGACCTGGACGACCACTTCCCGAGCCTGCTCGAGGAGCAGGGAGTGATCGGTTCCGGCGGCGAACCGGCGGTCGGTGACGGTGGCGGTGCCGCGGTCGACTCGAGTGATGCCGGAACCAGTCTCGCGTTAGACGAGACGGTACCCGTCGAACTCGAGGACGGCACCGAGGTCGAGATCGGTCACGGCGACGTTCTCGTCAGCGCGATCACCTCCTGTACGAACACGTCGAACCCGTCCGTGATGGTCGGTGCCGGACTGCTCGCCCGTAACGCGGCCGAGGAGGGACTCGAGGTACCCGACTACGTCAAGACGAGCCTCGCACCCGGGAGCCGCGTCGTCACGGAGTACCTCGAGCGAGCGGACCTGCTCGACGACCTCGAGGAACTCGGCTATCACGTCGTCGGCTACGGCTGTACGACGTGTATCGGCAACTCCGGTCCGCTGCCGGACCCGATCGAGGAGGCCATCGACGAACACGACCTCTGGACGACGAGTGTCCTCTCGGGCAACCGGAACTTCGAGGCTCGCATCCACCCGAAGATCCAGGCCAACTACCTCGCTTCTCCGCCGCTGGTCGTCGCCTACGGCCTCGCCGGACGGATGGACATCGACCTCGAGAACGAGCCGCTCGGGACGAACGACGACGGCGAGGAGGTCTACCTCGAAGATGTCTGGCCGGACGCCGAGGAGATTCGCGAGACGATCCACAACAGCGTCTCGCCCGAGATGTTCGAGGAGAAGTACGCCAGCGTCTACGAGGGCGACGAGCGCTGGGAGAACCTCGACGCGCCGACCGGCGACGTCTACGAGTGGGACCCCGCGTCGACTTATATCCGCGAGCCGCCGTTCTTCCAGGAGTTCCCGCTCGAGAAGCCCGGCGTGGACAACGTCTCCAACGCCCGCTGTCTCATGACGCTTGGCGACACGGTCACGACCGACCACATCAGCCCCGCCGGCCTGTTCGGCGAGGATCTGCCGGCCGGCCAGTGGCTCACAGAGCGCGGCGTCGAACCCCACGAGTTCAACACCTACGGCTCGCGACGCGGGAACCACGAGGTCATGATGCGGGGTACGTTCGCAAACGTCCGCATCGAAAACGAGATGCTAGACGGGAAGGAGGGTGGGTACACGATCCACCATCCCACCGGTGGAGAGACGACGGTGTTCGAAGCGAGCGAACGCTACCGCGAGGACGACACGCCGCTGGTCGTCGTGGCCGGCGACGAGTTCGGAACCGGCTCGAGTCGCGACTGGGCCGCCAAGGGAACGGACCTGCTCGGTATCCGCGCGACCATCGCGACGAGTTACGAGCGCATCTACCGCGACAACCTCATCGGCATGGGCGTCTTGCCCTTGCAGTTCGCCGAGGGCGAGGGCTGGGAGGAACTCGGCCTTGAGGGCGACGAGTACTTCACGATCGAAGGGCTCGAAGACGGCCTCGAGCCGAACGCCGAACTCGAGGTCACCGCCGAATCCGAGGACGGCGAGGTCACCGAGTTTACGGTGACCGCCCAGGTCGACACCCCGATGGCGGTCGAGTACGTCGAGAACGGCGGCGTGCTCCACCTTGTGCTCCGTCGACTGCTGAACGAAGAGCTGAACTGA